GCGACCATCCATGCGCCGCGCTTGTCGCCGGCATGCTCTACGATGAAGCCTCCTCCGGCGACGGCGAATGTAACGTCCCCCGACACGCAGTCGAGAACCAGGCCGCCCATGGAGACTTCGATTGCGGGCTGACCGGCAGGATTGCCGACGGCGGCGTTGGCGGCGGCAAACGAGGTCCTGTCCATCGGACCGGAGGCCGGAACGCCATACCGCATCAATCCGTGACGTCCTTCGTCCTGGATCGCGACGTGAGGACCCGCGAAGTTGATTGCAAGCACAGCTTCGCTCATGCGAGGCACCTCGCGTCGAATTCGGCCCTCGATATGCGGCGGAAACGCACCGCGTCGCCGACGTCGAAAAGGAATGGACGGTCGTTGGACGCGGCATCGAGGATCTTCGTCGGCGAGCGGCCGATGATCCACCAGCCGGTCGGCATGGTGAGCGTGCTGACCAGGCACTGCGGACCGGCGATCAGCACGCTTCCGGCGGCGATGCCGCGAATAGGCGCCGGCTTTCTCGGCTGCTGAATGGCTTTGGGCACGCCTGCAAGATAAGCGTATCCCGGAGCGAAGCCGTACATGAAGACGTTGTAGTCGCCGGAGAGATGGGCGGATACAACGTCTTCCGGCGATAATCCGCTTGCCTCGGCGACGGCGGCAAGATCGGGCGCAAGATCAGGATCGTAGCAAATTTCGACTTCGCGCATCGCTCCAATCGTCTCTGGAATCTCAGCCCCCAGACGCTCGGCAATGGCCGCCCCCGTCGTCCGGTGATCGGCCACGAGCGGATCGAAGCAGACGAGAATGCTGGCATAGGCCGGAACGGCTTCGACGAATCCTGGAAAGGGTGCCGCCTTCAAGGCGGCGTCCAGCTTGACGACCCGATCGTGGATCCGTCTATCGATGGTCGTGCCGAATTCGACGAGTACCGCGTGCCCGCCCACCGGGCGGTAGTTCGGAACGCTGCCGGACGATGCGGAAGAGTCCTGTGACACGTCAGTCGGCGCCTTCGATCAGAATGAAGTCCCCATCTGCGGCCCGCGCGCAGGTCCCATAGGCATCCGGATTGGTAAGGGTAACCTGGGCGATAAGATAGCCTTTGGCCATCACCTGTTTTCCTTTGTCGGTTGGAGGAATGGTGCCACCTCGATACCTGCCTTCTGCAGTTCCCGGCGTACGTGGACGGCCATGGCAAGTGCTCCTGGGCTGTCCCCATGAACGCAGATCGAGTGCGCATCAAGAGGGATCGGAACGCCGTCGACCGTCGGCATGAAGCCGCTGGACAGGTACCCGATCAATCTCGATGCCGCCTCTGCTGGGTCATGGATCATCGCTCCCGGCAAGTTGCGCGGAACGAGCCGACCCGTGGAGAGATAGCCGCGGTCGGCAAAAATCTCGCTGAAGACGGTCATCCCGGCATCGCGGGCCGCATGCTCCAGCTCTGTGCCGGAGATCGCCAGTATGGCAAGATCCGGCGAAACCGCTCGGGTTGCGCGGATGATGGCGTCGGCGACCGGCCGTTCGTCGGCGGCCCAATTGGCGAGTGCGCCGTGTGGTTTGATGTAACGGACTCGGGCGCCCGCCAGAGCCGCAGCTCCCATCAGCGCCCCTGTCTGCGTCGCAACAAGCTGCTCCACTTCCCGAATGCCCAAGGGGATCAGCCGTCGTCCGAAACCCTCGCGATCTG
This Rhizobium brockwellii DNA region includes the following protein-coding sequences:
- a CDS encoding 5-oxoprolinase subunit B family protein, which produces MSQDSSASSGSVPNYRPVGGHAVLVEFGTTIDRRIHDRVVKLDAALKAAPFPGFVEAVPAYASILVCFDPLVADHRTTGAAIAERLGAEIPETIGAMREVEICYDPDLAPDLAAVAEASGLSPEDVVSAHLSGDYNVFMYGFAPGYAYLAGVPKAIQQPRKPAPIRGIAAGSVLIAGPQCLVSTLTMPTGWWIIGRSPTKILDAASNDRPFLFDVGDAVRFRRISRAEFDARCLA
- a CDS encoding LamB/YcsF family protein, translating into MTKIDLNSDLGEAFGLWRMGDDKAILDVVTSANIACGGHAGDPATMVETLTLASERGVVAGAHPGFADREGFGRRLIPLGIREVEQLVATQTGALMGAAALAGARVRYIKPHGALANWAADERPVADAIIRATRAVSPDLAILAISGTELEHAARDAGMTVFSEIFADRGYLSTGRLVPRNLPGAMIHDPAEAASRLIGYLSSGFMPTVDGVPIPLDAHSICVHGDSPGALAMAVHVRRELQKAGIEVAPFLQPTKENR